A genomic region of Notamacropus eugenii isolate mMacEug1 chromosome 3, mMacEug1.pri_v2, whole genome shotgun sequence contains the following coding sequences:
- the PTF1A gene encoding pancreas transcription factor 1 subunit alpha, protein MDAVLLEHFPGGLDAFPSPYFDEEDFFTDQSSRDPLEDGDELLPDEQAEVDFLSHQLHEYYYRDGARLLLPPPQSAQNPPGAPPGVPEEADDVGGFCCEAGAPSGGSGFPDSPGPRSPAPCLAYPCSGSASVLSPGGRLRGLSSAAAAAAAAARRRRRVRSEAELQQLRQAANVRERRRMQSINDAFEGLRSHIPTLPYEKRLSKVDTLRLAIGYINFLSELVQSDLPLRGGGSGGYVRAGAGSGLGGEGLGSQAKKVIICHRGTRSPSPSDPDYGLPPLAGHSLSWTDEKQLKEQNIIRTAKVWTPEDPRKLNNKSSLNNIENEPPFDFVS, encoded by the exons ATGGACGCGGTGCTGCTGGAGCACTTTCCAGGGGGGCTGGACGCCTTCCCCTCTCCCTATTTCGATGAGGAGGACTTCTTCACTGACCAATCCTCCCGGGACCCCCTGGAGGACGGCGACGAGCTGCTGCCCGACGAGCAGGCGGAGGTGGACTTTCTCAGCCACCAGCTACACGAGTACTACTACCGGGACGGAGCGCGGCTACTCCTGCCTCCTCCCCAGTCTGCCCAGAACCCTCCAGGGGCGCCGCCGGGGGTCCCCGAGGAGGCGGATGATGTAGGCGGCTTCTGCTGCGAGGCCGGGGCGCCCTCCGGCGGCAGCGGCTTCCCAGACTCCCCCGGCCCCAGGTCTCCTGCGCCCTGCCTCGCCTATCCGTGCTCGGGGAGCGCCAGTGTGCTTTCCCCCGGGGGGCGGCTGCGGGGACTGAGcagcgcggcggcggcggcggctgcggcggcgcggcggcggcggcgggtgCGCTCTGAGGCGGAGCTGCAGCAGTTGCGGCAGGCGGCCAACGTGCGGGAGAGGCGGCGGATGCAGTCCATCAACGACGCCTTCGAAGGGCTGCGCTCCCACATCCCTACGTTGCCCTACGAGAAGCGGCTGTCCAAGGTGGACACGCTGCGCCTCGCCATCGGCTACATCAACTTCCTGAGCGAGCTTGTCCAGTCCGACCTGCCCCTTCGAGGAGGAGGCAGTGGGGGTTACGTCAGAGCCGGGGCTGGCAGCGGCCTGGGAGGGGAAGGTCTCGGAAGTCAGGCCAAGAAGGTTATCATCTGCCACCGGGGCACCC GATCCCCATCTCCCAGCGACCCGGATTATGGACTTCCGCCCCTGGCAGGGCATTCTCTCTCGTGGACAGATGAAAAGCAACTCAAAGAACAAAACATTATTCGAACTGCGAAAGTGTGGACTCCGGAAGACCCCAGGAAACTAAACAACAAATCCTCTCTCAACAACATAGAGAATGAACCACCCTTTGATTTTGTGTCCTAA